Proteins encoded together in one Bradyrhizobium sp. PSBB068 window:
- a CDS encoding glutathione S-transferase family protein, whose product MSQPTPILHHFDQSPFSEKIRVIFGFKQLAWNSVRISRIMPRPDLMPMTGGYRRTPTMQIGADIYCDTQIIIRELERRFPTPTLFPAGHAGMPWALGMWTDRPFFQSTVNLVFGFIGDKVPQDFIADREKLRGGKFDIAAMTAALPQMRDQFRANVDWIEAQLGDNRPFLFGEFSLADVSAYMNVWYARQSLATMDEMMKSWPRIAAWEQRIRAIGHGTRTEMSSGDALEIAAKARPESPVFGDPADPNGRKPGDIVSVMPDDYGKVPVRGEIVSLSAQHIAIRRSDERAGAVVVHFPRAGFLVVPG is encoded by the coding sequence ATGTCGCAGCCCACGCCGATCCTGCATCATTTCGACCAGTCGCCGTTCTCCGAGAAGATCCGCGTCATCTTCGGATTCAAGCAGCTCGCCTGGAACTCGGTGCGGATTTCCCGGATCATGCCGCGGCCGGACCTGATGCCGATGACCGGCGGCTACCGCCGCACGCCGACGATGCAGATCGGTGCCGACATCTATTGCGACACCCAGATCATCATCCGCGAACTGGAGCGGCGCTTTCCAACGCCGACGCTGTTTCCGGCAGGCCATGCCGGGATGCCCTGGGCGCTCGGCATGTGGACCGACCGGCCATTCTTCCAGAGCACGGTGAACCTCGTATTCGGCTTCATCGGCGACAAGGTCCCGCAGGATTTTATCGCGGACCGCGAGAAGCTGCGTGGCGGCAAGTTCGACATTGCCGCCATGACCGCGGCGCTGCCACAGATGCGCGACCAGTTCCGCGCCAATGTCGACTGGATCGAGGCGCAACTCGGTGACAACAGGCCGTTTCTTTTCGGCGAGTTCAGCCTCGCCGACGTCAGCGCCTACATGAACGTGTGGTACGCGCGGCAGAGCCTCGCCACGATGGACGAGATGATGAAATCCTGGCCCCGCATTGCGGCCTGGGAGCAACGCATCCGCGCCATCGGCCACGGCACGCGCACCGAGATGTCGTCGGGCGACGCGCTCGAGATCGCGGCGAAGGCGCGGCCGGAGTCGCCCGTCTTCGGCGACCCTGCCGATCCGAACGGCCGCAAACCGGGCGACATCGTCAGCGTGATGCCGGATGACTACGGCAAGGTCCCGGTCCGCGGCGAGATCGTCTCGCTGTCGGCCCAGCACATCGCGATCCGCCGGTCCGACGAACGCGCCGGCGCGGTCGTGGTGCATTTCCCGCGCGCCGGCTTCCTGGTCGTTCCGGGCTGA
- a CDS encoding SDR family NAD(P)-dependent oxidoreductase — protein MNNRSGLEPIAVQGSVLIAGVGASNGLGAAIARRFAAGGYPVAIAGRNAEKLAATAAELAADGARVTHVVGDASTAADVARFVEAAQKLAPLAMAVHNAGSNRPAPFLKVSEQRFEEHWREHALGGFQLAQAAIPALLARGGGTLVFTGASGSLRGKANYSPFAAAKAALRALAQSVAREFGPQGIHVGHVVVDGGIEGDRLLSLRPQLKDDRGPDGLLNIAAIADAYWVLHHQHRSAWTLELDLRPWAEQF, from the coding sequence ATGAACAACCGATCCGGCCTTGAACCAATTGCCGTGCAGGGCAGCGTGCTGATTGCCGGCGTCGGCGCATCCAATGGCCTCGGCGCCGCGATCGCGCGCCGTTTTGCCGCCGGCGGCTATCCCGTCGCGATCGCCGGGCGCAATGCCGAGAAGCTCGCCGCAACCGCCGCCGAACTCGCTGCTGATGGCGCCAGGGTCACGCATGTGGTTGGCGATGCCTCCACCGCGGCCGACGTCGCGCGCTTCGTCGAGGCTGCACAAAAGCTCGCGCCGCTCGCGATGGCCGTGCACAATGCGGGCTCCAACCGGCCGGCGCCGTTTCTCAAGGTCAGCGAGCAGCGTTTCGAGGAGCACTGGCGCGAGCACGCGCTCGGCGGTTTCCAGCTCGCTCAGGCCGCGATCCCCGCGCTGCTCGCGCGCGGCGGCGGCACGCTGGTGTTCACCGGCGCCAGCGGCTCGCTGCGCGGCAAAGCCAATTATTCGCCCTTCGCCGCCGCCAAGGCGGCGCTGCGCGCGCTGGCGCAGAGCGTTGCGCGGGAATTCGGGCCACAGGGCATTCATGTCGGCCACGTCGTGGTCGACGGCGGCATCGAGGGGGATCGCCTGCTGAGCCTGCGTCCGCAGTTGAAGGACGATCGCGGACCGGACGGGCTGCTCAACATCGCTGCGATCGCCGACGCCTATTGGGTGCTGCATCACCAGCATCGCAGCGCCTGGACGCTGGAGCTTGATCTGCGGCCGTGGGCGGAGCAGTTCTGA
- a CDS encoding TetR/AcrR family transcriptional regulator: MGHSQADKARSRERILNEAATQIRDKGLDALSIGSLMQQVKLTHGGFYGHFASRSDLVAAALEHALNAGEASAHAARDPDKPVSINTLVRSYLSRAHRDQPKSGCAIGALISDVGRADAQCRAVMEPHIESFIAKVAETFDDDDDSRAILAVSAMVGALAISRVLTDSRRSDAVLRTVRDGIVAMASDE, encoded by the coding sequence ATGGGCCATTCCCAGGCCGACAAGGCCAGGAGCCGCGAGCGGATTCTGAACGAGGCCGCAACGCAGATCCGCGACAAGGGGCTCGACGCGCTCAGCATCGGCAGCCTGATGCAGCAGGTGAAGCTCACCCATGGCGGATTCTACGGGCATTTCGCCTCGCGTTCCGACCTGGTCGCCGCGGCGCTGGAACATGCGCTGAATGCCGGTGAAGCGTCGGCGCATGCAGCGCGCGACCCCGACAAGCCGGTCAGTATCAACACGCTGGTGCGCAGCTATCTCAGCCGCGCCCATCGCGACCAGCCCAAGTCGGGCTGCGCGATCGGCGCGCTGATCTCCGATGTCGGCCGCGCCGACGCGCAATGCCGCGCGGTGATGGAACCGCACATCGAATCCTTCATCGCCAAGGTCGCCGAGACATTCGATGATGATGACGATAGCCGCGCAATCCTGGCAGTCAGTGCGATGGTCGGCGCGCTTGCGATCTCGCGCGTGCTGACCGACTCGAGGCGCTCCGACGCCGTGTTGCGCACGGTGCGCGACGGTATCGTGGCAATGGCATCGGACGAATGA
- a CDS encoding crotonase/enoyl-CoA hydratase family protein: protein MSGSASEGRVRHERHDHILKIIIDNPAKKNAFSPEMMAELSDALTLLDNDDGLWVGVLCAAGGSFTAGLDMPKFFGPTASRKPLPEGNVDPFGLSKRCRKPIVTAVQGIVFTVGIEMMLAGDIVVAADDSRFCQMEAKRGIAPLAGAHFRYISRAGWGDAMYHLLLCDEFTAAEAHRIGLVQEVVPAGQQVERAMALAGIIARNAPLGIQVTKEAGRKFIEAGEQAAIAIIPEIRERVLNTSDAAEGIKSFVERRAAVFQGR from the coding sequence ATGTCGGGCAGCGCGAGCGAGGGTCGGGTCCGCCACGAGCGTCACGATCACATCCTGAAGATCATCATCGACAATCCCGCGAAGAAGAACGCCTTCAGCCCGGAGATGATGGCCGAGCTGTCCGACGCGCTGACACTGCTCGACAATGACGACGGTCTCTGGGTCGGCGTGCTCTGTGCTGCCGGCGGCAGCTTCACTGCAGGTCTCGACATGCCGAAATTCTTTGGCCCGACCGCATCGCGCAAGCCGCTGCCGGAGGGCAACGTCGATCCCTTTGGATTGTCGAAGCGCTGCCGCAAGCCGATCGTCACGGCGGTGCAGGGCATCGTATTCACCGTCGGCATCGAGATGATGCTGGCCGGCGATATCGTCGTCGCCGCCGATGACAGCCGGTTCTGCCAGATGGAGGCCAAGCGCGGCATCGCGCCGCTGGCCGGTGCGCATTTCCGCTACATCAGCCGCGCCGGGTGGGGTGATGCGATGTATCACCTCTTGCTGTGCGACGAGTTCACCGCAGCAGAAGCGCACCGGATCGGCCTCGTGCAGGAGGTCGTGCCAGCGGGTCAGCAGGTGGAGCGTGCGATGGCGCTTGCCGGGATCATTGCGCGCAATGCGCCGCTTGGAATCCAGGTGACGAAAGAGGCGGGCCGCAAGTTCATCGAAGCCGGCGAGCAGGCGGCGATCGCGATCATCCCCGAGATCCGCGAACGCGTGCTCAACACGTCGGATGCGGCCGAAGGCATCAAGTCATTCGTGGAACGCCGCGCCGCCGTGTTCCAGGGGCGCTGA
- a CDS encoding AAA family ATPase, translating into MTNARVIVVGNNKGGSGKSTIAMHVAVALIKAGQRVATIDLDNKQKSLTHYVDNRRDWARETSLDLGIPAHMCFETVSGRSSEVETLGRSALAEIVERLSRSHDFVVIDCPGHDTYLTTFTHALANTLITPLNDSFVDFDVLGTVDPNDFKVTGISHYSKMVEEARRQRSANDQPAFEWVVLRNRLSTIGSRNKRVVGEALGELSKTLNFRLVDGLAERVIFREFYPRGLTAVDDVNQLAIGGRPTMSHVTAWLEMERLMTAIMLGHLVRPAASSEDSRDAA; encoded by the coding sequence ATGACAAACGCACGCGTCATCGTTGTAGGAAACAACAAGGGCGGCTCCGGCAAGTCGACGATTGCCATGCACGTCGCCGTCGCGCTGATCAAGGCGGGTCAGCGCGTCGCCACCATCGATCTCGACAACAAGCAGAAATCGCTGACGCATTACGTCGATAACCGGCGGGACTGGGCGCGAGAGACCTCGCTCGATCTCGGCATCCCGGCACATATGTGCTTCGAGACGGTGAGCGGCAGGAGCAGCGAAGTCGAGACGCTCGGCCGCAGCGCGCTTGCCGAGATCGTCGAACGGCTCAGCCGGTCGCACGACTTCGTCGTCATCGACTGTCCCGGCCATGACACTTATCTGACGACGTTCACGCATGCGCTGGCGAATACGCTGATTACGCCGCTGAACGACAGCTTCGTCGACTTCGACGTCCTCGGCACCGTCGATCCGAACGACTTCAAGGTGACCGGCATCAGCCACTATTCGAAAATGGTGGAGGAGGCGCGGCGGCAGCGCAGCGCGAACGACCAGCCGGCATTCGAATGGGTGGTGCTGCGCAACCGTCTCTCCACGATCGGTTCGCGCAACAAGCGCGTGGTCGGCGAAGCCCTCGGCGAGCTATCGAAGACGCTGAACTTCCGCCTGGTCGACGGCTTGGCCGAACGTGTGATCTTCCGTGAATTCTACCCGCGCGGATTGACGGCGGTCGACGACGTCAATCAGCTCGCGATTGGCGGCCGCCCGACCATGTCGCATGTCACTGCATGGCTTGAGATGGAGCGGCTGATGACAGCGATCATGCTTGGCCATCTGGTGCGCCCGGCAGCCTCCTCCGAGGACAGCCGCGACGCGGCGTAA
- a CDS encoding sugar phosphate isomerase/epimerase — protein sequence MAQQLRVLQSLWAMERRLADEAEWPLQTQLAMIRDAGFDGAGVRFIDPAFAREVTGFLRAHGMIWQAQCYPKCVDDLKPVLELVAELGADHVNLQPDVRPRRLADCIPLLEGWRRLAAEAGVPVHVETHRDRMTTDLFFMLDLLDCFPDLRLTADLSHYLVGREFAWPVDDVNHAMMHRILDHAWGIHGRIASREQVQISLGFAQHQGWVSLFMDWWDYGIRSWRKRAGPDATLTFLCELGPPPYAITGPDGRELSDRWQDALVMKDMIRALWERIANEPPRPPPR from the coding sequence GTGGCGCAGCAGCTGCGCGTCCTGCAATCGCTCTGGGCGATGGAGCGGCGGCTGGCGGATGAGGCCGAATGGCCGCTGCAAACCCAGCTCGCGATGATCCGCGATGCCGGGTTTGACGGCGCCGGCGTCCGCTTCATCGATCCGGCCTTCGCGCGCGAGGTGACGGGCTTCCTGCGCGCGCATGGCATGATCTGGCAGGCGCAATGCTACCCGAAGTGCGTCGATGACCTGAAGCCGGTGCTCGAGCTGGTCGCCGAGCTCGGCGCCGATCACGTCAACCTGCAGCCGGACGTCCGGCCGCGCCGGCTCGCCGACTGCATTCCCCTGCTCGAAGGCTGGCGACGGCTTGCCGCGGAGGCCGGCGTTCCCGTGCATGTCGAGACCCATCGCGACCGCATGACGACCGACCTGTTCTTCATGCTCGATCTGCTCGACTGCTTTCCCGATCTGCGGCTGACCGCCGACCTCTCGCACTATCTGGTCGGCCGCGAATTCGCCTGGCCGGTCGACGATGTCAATCATGCGATGATGCATCGCATTCTCGACCATGCCTGGGGCATCCACGGCCGGATCGCGAGCCGCGAGCAGGTGCAGATCTCGCTTGGCTTCGCGCAGCATCAGGGCTGGGTGTCGCTGTTCATGGACTGGTGGGACTACGGCATCCGCTCCTGGCGGAAGCGCGCCGGGCCCGATGCAACCCTGACCTTCCTGTGCGAGCTCGGTCCGCCGCCCTATGCCATCACCGGGCCCGACGGCAGGGAATTGTCCGACCGATGGCAGGACGCGCTGGTCATGAAGGACATGATCCGCGCGCTGTGGGAGCGCATCGCGAACGAGCCGCCACGCCCGCCGCCGCGTTGA
- a CDS encoding MHS family MFS transporter, giving the protein MTKMADGASTSRLRVILAASIGSALEWYDFFLYGTAAALVFGELFFPKSDPVVGTLLSFLTFGVGFVVRPFGGLLFGILGDRYGRKPVLVATLLMIGIGTTAIGFLPTYAQIGVWAPILLVAMRVIQGLGAGAEYGGAVIYLVENAPPKHRGFWGGFAPLGVSVGNLLAAGAFALVTMLPREALMSWGWRLPFLASFLLIVVGIFVRMRITETPVYTEAVVKRGKVESNPAMEALRQHPRNFFVVLGARMAENGLGYFFPVFGLSYVITTLGVPKAEALSALMLAFTVELFAILGFAALSDRIGRRPVYMFGALAGVALAFPFFWMVGTKEWIMIALAFILARAVVTAAMFGPQAAYFAELFPPQRRFAGFAFARELGSLLSGGPAPFVATALVAAYGTWWPVACYAMFLSACTVVAIWIGPETYQENIAADASEQAELPAAIPARA; this is encoded by the coding sequence ATGACCAAGATGGCAGATGGCGCCAGCACATCGCGCCTGCGTGTGATTCTCGCCGCAAGCATCGGCTCTGCGCTCGAATGGTACGACTTCTTCCTCTACGGCACCGCCGCCGCGCTGGTGTTCGGCGAGTTGTTCTTCCCGAAGAGCGATCCGGTGGTCGGCACGCTGCTGTCGTTCCTGACCTTCGGCGTCGGCTTCGTGGTGCGACCGTTCGGCGGCCTGTTGTTCGGCATCCTCGGCGACCGCTATGGCCGCAAGCCGGTGCTGGTCGCAACCCTGCTGATGATCGGCATCGGCACCACGGCGATCGGCTTCCTGCCGACCTATGCGCAGATCGGCGTCTGGGCGCCGATCCTGCTGGTCGCGATGCGCGTCATCCAGGGCCTTGGCGCCGGCGCCGAATATGGCGGCGCGGTGATCTATCTGGTTGAAAATGCACCGCCGAAGCATCGGGGCTTCTGGGGCGGCTTCGCGCCGCTCGGCGTCTCCGTCGGTAATCTGCTCGCCGCCGGCGCCTTCGCGCTGGTGACCATGCTGCCGCGCGAGGCGCTGATGAGCTGGGGATGGCGGCTGCCCTTCCTGGCTAGCTTCCTCCTGATCGTGGTCGGTATCTTCGTCCGCATGCGCATCACCGAGACACCGGTCTATACCGAGGCGGTGGTCAAGCGCGGCAAGGTCGAGAGCAATCCCGCGATGGAGGCCTTGCGCCAGCACCCGCGCAACTTCTTCGTCGTGCTCGGCGCGCGGATGGCCGAGAACGGGCTCGGCTATTTCTTCCCGGTGTTCGGCCTGAGCTACGTCATCACCACGCTCGGCGTGCCCAAAGCGGAGGCGCTCAGCGCGCTGATGCTGGCGTTCACGGTCGAGCTGTTTGCGATCCTCGGCTTCGCGGCATTGTCTGACAGGATCGGACGGCGTCCGGTCTACATGTTCGGCGCGCTGGCCGGCGTGGCGCTCGCCTTCCCGTTCTTCTGGATGGTCGGCACCAAGGAGTGGATCATGATCGCGCTCGCCTTCATCCTGGCGCGCGCGGTGGTGACGGCGGCGATGTTCGGGCCGCAGGCGGCGTATTTCGCCGAACTGTTCCCGCCGCAACGCCGCTTCGCCGGCTTCGCCTTCGCGCGCGAGCTCGGCTCGCTGCTGTCCGGCGGCCCGGCGCCGTTCGTCGCCACCGCGCTGGTGGCGGCCTACGGCACCTGGTGGCCGGTCGCCTGCTACGCGATGTTCCTGTCGGCCTGTACGGTGGTTGCGATCTGGATCGGACCGGAGACCTATCAGGAGAACATCGCGGCCGATGCCAGCGAGCAGGCCGAGCTGCCCGCCGCGATCCCGGCACGGGCCTGA
- a CDS encoding phytanoyl-CoA dioxygenase family protein: MISDELAQAYKRDGVIVVPEVLDQETLGRVRTVLAELVAGAAAVTEHTDVYDLEPGHTPETPRVRRIKAPHKVHPIFDEIVRSPAVISILTKLIGPGLRLHGSKLNMKSAQYGSPVEWHQDWAFYPHTNDDILAIGVLLDDCDLENGPMLVTPGTHTGATMWDHHGEDGCFAGLIDPDQIQDDIKRAVPCMGKAGSMSFHHVRALHGSATNTSNRPRNLLLYEVAASDAWPLMGVKDFDEFNSRLLAGPPVVAPRLTDVPVRMPLPPAKRQGSIYETQSASKKSYFTRAA; this comes from the coding sequence ATGATTTCGGACGAGCTGGCTCAAGCCTACAAGCGCGACGGGGTGATCGTGGTCCCCGAGGTGCTCGACCAGGAGACCCTGGGGCGGGTGCGCACGGTGCTCGCGGAGCTGGTGGCCGGCGCCGCCGCGGTGACCGAGCACACCGATGTCTACGATCTCGAACCGGGCCACACGCCGGAGACCCCGCGCGTCCGCCGCATCAAGGCGCCGCACAAGGTGCACCCGATCTTCGACGAGATCGTCCGCAGCCCCGCCGTGATCTCGATCCTGACCAAGCTGATCGGTCCCGGGCTGCGCCTGCACGGCTCCAAGCTCAACATGAAGTCGGCGCAATACGGCTCGCCGGTCGAGTGGCATCAGGACTGGGCGTTCTATCCGCACACCAATGACGACATCCTCGCGATCGGCGTGCTGCTCGACGATTGCGATCTCGAGAATGGCCCGATGCTGGTGACCCCAGGCACGCACACCGGCGCCACGATGTGGGATCACCATGGCGAGGACGGCTGCTTCGCCGGCCTGATCGATCCGGACCAGATCCAGGACGACATCAAGCGCGCGGTGCCCTGCATGGGCAAGGCCGGCAGCATGTCCTTCCATCATGTGCGCGCGCTGCACGGCTCGGCGACCAACACCTCGAACCGGCCGCGCAACCTCTTGCTCTATGAAGTCGCCGCCAGTGACGCCTGGCCGCTGATGGGCGTGAAGGATTTCGACGAGTTCAACAGCCGCCTGCTGGCGGGGCCACCGGTGGTCGCACCGCGGCTCACCGACGTGCCGGTGCGGATGCCGCTGCCGCCGGCCAAGCGGCAGGGATCAATCTACGAGACACAATCCGCGTCGAAGAAATCCTACTTCACGCGCGCCGCCTGA
- a CDS encoding LacI family DNA-binding transcriptional regulator, whose protein sequence is MSSELTEPGPGPAGAAPTLSEVAKRAGVSSITVSRVVRMPDLVAPETRARVERAMRDLGYVPNLVAGALASARTNSVGVLVPTIANSIFADTVQGLSDKLEPLGFSVILAQSRYDAAREDRMLAALLSRRPEAIIMVGSPATEDGTRLLRNARIPIVETWDLPANPIDAVAGFDNYKAGVAVAKHLVAQGRKQLAFIGGDDPRGTRRWFGFRDEALAGGLAEPRRLILDRKDSGSVAAHARLPDVDAVFAANDAHAIGFMSGLRKAGLLRDGPASAQPVAVIGLGDLEMGQLISPTLSTISVHGDAIGRTAATLTLERGGERRVDLGFELVLRDSG, encoded by the coding sequence ATGAGCTCCGAACTGACCGAACCCGGGCCCGGCCCGGCCGGTGCCGCGCCCACCCTCTCCGAGGTGGCCAAGCGCGCCGGCGTGTCCTCGATCACGGTGAGCCGGGTGGTGCGGATGCCCGACCTGGTCGCCCCCGAGACCCGGGCGCGGGTCGAGCGGGCAATGCGTGATCTCGGTTATGTCCCGAACCTCGTGGCCGGCGCGCTGGCGAGCGCGCGGACCAATTCGGTCGGCGTGCTGGTGCCGACCATCGCCAATTCGATCTTCGCCGACACGGTGCAGGGCCTGTCCGACAAGCTTGAGCCGCTCGGCTTCTCGGTGATCCTGGCGCAGTCGCGCTACGATGCGGCGCGCGAGGACCGCATGCTGGCGGCGCTGCTGTCGCGGCGGCCCGAGGCGATCATCATGGTCGGCTCGCCGGCGACCGAAGACGGCACCCGCCTGCTGCGCAACGCACGGATCCCGATCGTCGAGACCTGGGATCTGCCGGCCAACCCGATCGATGCGGTCGCGGGCTTCGACAATTACAAGGCCGGTGTCGCTGTCGCGAAGCATCTGGTCGCGCAGGGACGCAAGCAACTCGCCTTCATCGGGGGCGACGATCCGCGCGGCACGCGTCGCTGGTTCGGCTTCAGGGACGAGGCGCTGGCAGGCGGTCTCGCCGAGCCGCGAAGGTTGATCCTCGACCGCAAGGACTCCGGCAGCGTGGCGGCGCATGCGCGCCTGCCCGATGTCGACGCGGTGTTCGCTGCCAATGATGCGCATGCGATCGGCTTCATGTCAGGGCTGCGCAAGGCCGGCCTGCTGCGTGACGGGCCCGCATCGGCGCAGCCGGTTGCCGTGATCGGGCTTGGCGATCTCGAAATGGGCCAGCTGATTTCGCCGACATTGAGCACGATCAGCGTGCACGGCGATGCGATCGGGCGCACGGCGGCGACGCTGACGCTGGAGCGCGGCGGCGAACGCCGCGTCGATCTCGGCTTCGAACTGGTGCTGCGCGACAGCGGCTAA
- a CDS encoding NADH-quinone oxidoreductase subunit B family protein: MRKLLLQSLFRQPLTEQAPRPDDAAIAELAATVGRTARRRLGRSLSIREVDAGSCNGCELEIHALSNPYYDVERFGIWFVASPRHADVLLVTGPVTKNMREALERTYNATPDPKWVVAAGDCARDGGCFAGSYAVVGGVSAIVPVDLHIPGCPPPPMTILRGLLSLLEEVDAGGAAR; the protein is encoded by the coding sequence ATGCGCAAACTTCTGCTTCAGAGTCTGTTTCGCCAGCCATTGACCGAGCAGGCGCCGCGTCCCGATGACGCCGCGATCGCGGAACTCGCGGCCACGGTCGGCCGCACCGCAAGGCGCCGCCTCGGCCGCAGCCTGTCGATCCGCGAGGTTGATGCCGGCTCGTGCAACGGATGCGAGCTGGAAATTCACGCGCTCAGCAATCCGTATTATGACGTCGAGCGATTTGGAATCTGGTTTGTCGCGTCACCCCGTCACGCCGATGTCCTGCTCGTCACGGGTCCGGTGACGAAGAACATGCGCGAGGCGCTGGAGCGAACCTACAATGCAACGCCCGATCCGAAATGGGTTGTCGCGGCGGGCGATTGCGCCAGGGACGGCGGATGCTTTGCTGGCAGCTACGCAGTGGTGGGCGGGGTTTCCGCAATTGTCCCGGTCGATCTCCACATTCCGGGATGCCCTCCGCCTCCGATGACGATCCTGCGTGGTCTTCTCAGCTTGCTCGAGGAGGTGGACGCCGGCGGCGCGGCGCGCTGA
- a CDS encoding nickel-dependent hydrogenase large subunit, which yields MPALIDLIRAGRRVERHHPWPRVSVDGGTWRSAAGALADGSLSLLGLWGEPSRVHMALLDNSTSNIGVISLDCPDRRYPSVAARHRPALRPERTIHDLFGLVATATPDSRPWLDHGRWQMQAPLGQRLDAAPDPAPYPFLPAEGDSLHQIAVGPVHAGIIEPGHFRFTASGETVVRLEQRLGYTHKGVEGLMAGRTVEQAARLAGRVSGDSTVAYALAFAQAVEAAQQIAVPPRAVLLRALMAELERLANHLGDIGAICNDASFALMHAHCGVLREQVLRSADAAFGHRLMRDIVVPGGLARDIAGEGPAAIRAALEQIRRHFPSLVELYDNTASLQDRTVGTGIVTAALATQFGAGGYVGRASGRTYDARRSPGYHPYDGLRFDVPTLYDGDVNARVWIRIREVEQSLSLAGQILDALEAGPIRVPLQIAPEPCEGIALVEGFRGDILAWLRLSDGRIERCHLRDPSWFQWPLLEAAIEGNIVADFPLCNKSFNCSYSGHDL from the coding sequence ATGCCGGCATTGATCGATCTGATCCGGGCAGGCCGCAGAGTTGAACGGCATCACCCATGGCCGCGCGTCAGCGTCGACGGCGGCACCTGGCGCTCCGCCGCCGGCGCCCTTGCGGACGGCAGCCTGAGCTTGCTCGGACTGTGGGGCGAGCCGTCGCGCGTGCATATGGCGCTGCTTGACAACAGCACATCCAATATTGGTGTGATCAGCCTGGATTGCCCCGATCGCCGCTACCCCTCCGTCGCCGCCCGCCATCGCCCGGCGCTTCGACCGGAGCGCACCATCCACGACCTGTTCGGACTCGTGGCCACCGCGACGCCGGACAGCCGCCCCTGGCTCGATCATGGTCGCTGGCAAATGCAGGCACCGCTGGGCCAACGTCTCGATGCGGCACCGGATCCAGCGCCTTATCCGTTCCTTCCGGCCGAAGGTGACAGCCTGCACCAGATTGCGGTCGGCCCCGTGCATGCCGGCATCATCGAACCCGGACATTTCCGCTTCACCGCCAGCGGCGAGACCGTGGTTCGCCTCGAGCAGCGGCTCGGCTACACCCATAAGGGGGTCGAAGGGTTGATGGCGGGACGCACCGTCGAGCAGGCCGCGCGGTTGGCCGGCCGGGTGTCCGGCGACAGCACGGTTGCCTATGCACTGGCGTTCGCGCAAGCCGTCGAGGCCGCGCAGCAGATTGCGGTGCCGCCGCGCGCGGTGTTGCTGCGCGCGCTGATGGCCGAGCTCGAGCGGCTGGCCAACCATCTCGGCGACATCGGCGCGATCTGCAACGACGCGTCGTTCGCGCTCATGCATGCGCATTGCGGCGTGCTGCGCGAACAGGTGCTGCGCTCGGCTGACGCCGCATTCGGCCACCGCCTGATGCGCGACATCGTCGTTCCCGGTGGCCTGGCACGCGACATCGCCGGCGAAGGACCTGCGGCAATCCGGGCCGCGCTCGAGCAGATCCGCCGGCATTTTCCATCGCTGGTCGAGCTCTATGACAACACGGCATCGTTGCAGGACCGAACCGTCGGCACCGGCATCGTCACCGCGGCACTCGCAACTCAATTCGGCGCCGGCGGCTATGTCGGACGCGCCAGCGGCCGCACCTACGATGCCCGCCGCAGCCCCGGCTATCACCCCTATGATGGCCTGCGCTTCGATGTGCCTACGCTCTACGACGGCGACGTGAACGCCCGCGTCTGGATCCGGATCCGCGAGGTCGAGCAGAGCCTGTCGCTGGCAGGCCAGATCCTCGATGCACTCGAGGCCGGCCCAATCAGGGTGCCGTTGCAGATTGCGCCGGAGCCTTGCGAGGGCATCGCGCTCGTCGAAGGTTTCCGGGGCGACATCCTGGCATGGCTCCGCCTGAGCGATGGCCGGATCGAACGATGTCATCTGCGCGATCCGTCATGGTTTCAATGGCCCCTGCTCGAGGCGGCCATCGAAGGCAACATCGTGGCGGACTTCCCGCTGTGCAACAAGTCGTTCAACTGCTCCTATTCAGGGCACGACCTCTGA